The Cupriavidus necator DNA window GCGTGGATGACGGCGCGGTGCTGGTTGAAAGCGCGGGCAAGGCGATGGACGAGATCGTCGGCGCGGTCAAGCGCGTGACCGACCTGATGGCCGAGATGCGCGCGGCTACCGAGGAGCAGACCGGCGGCATCGAGCAGGTCAACCAGGCGGTGTCGCAGATGGACCAGATGGCGCAGCAGAACGCCGCGCTGGTGGAAGAAGCCGCGGCCGCCGCCGCCTCGCTGGAAGACCAGGCCGATGCGCTGCATCACGCGGTCGGCCAGTTCCGGCTGGCGCAGGCCTGACGGCAGCGCCTGCGCTTGTCACTTGAGCGTCATACGCACCAGACTGCTGCGTGTATCATGAAGCGCAACCGGCCGCCCCTTGCGGCCGGCATGGACTCAGACCACTACCGGGAGAGCGCATCATGATGGCATTCATTGGCACCGTGTTCGTTGGCCTTATCGTCGGCCTGATCGCCAGGGCGGTCAAACCCGGCGACGACAAGATGGGCTGGATCATGACCATCGTCCTGGGCGTGCTGGGCTCGCTGGCTGCAGGCTACGTCGGCCGCGCCATGGGCTGGTACCTGCCGGGCCAGCCGGCCGGCTGGATTGCGTCGGTGATTGGCGCGATCGTGCTGCTGGTGATCTACGGCATGGTCCGGCGCAAGGGCTGACTGGCGCGGCGCACGCCGGCGGCGTCCTGCGCGTCGGCCAGGGCCGGTACCTCGGGCGCGGCAGGCGCCTGCGGTACCGCGGCAGTATTGGGCGTGCCGCTGCGCGCCGGCCCCTGGAGGCTCTGGAGGCCCTGGGCCAGCGTGGCGCCAGGCACGGCGTCGGCCGGCGTGGCCATGGCGGGCACGCGCGGCGTACGCAGGCCGGGCGCGGCATCATGGCAACGCAGCAGCGGGCGGTCGCCACCCGGCGCCATCGCCGACACCTGCGGCGCGACCGCCCGCAGGACCCGCACCGCCAGCGCGCTGGTAAAGCTGTAGCGCGCCGCATAGGGTTCTCTCACATTGACCACTACGGTGCCGAAGAAGCGCTCGCCCAGCGTGAACACAAAGGTGGCCGAGCGGTTCACCGAGCGCGACGAAATCAGCCGCCCGCCCGGCCCATAGACCTGGTAGCGCTGGTCGCCGGTGCCGGTCTTGCCCGCCACCGCCAGCGTGGCGCCGTCGCGCCCGGGCACCGTGAAGGCGCCGCGGATCGACCTGGCGGTGCCGCGCTCCACCACATCCAGCATCGAGCGCCGCGCCAGTTCGGCCACTTCGGCCGGCAATACCCGCTTGCCCGGACCCGGCTGCAGCACGTAGCGCGTGGCGTACGGCGTGCCGTCGGCAAACGCCAGGCTGCGCACCGCCGTGTTCTGCGTGACTACGCCGCCCGCCAGCAGGATGCCGGCCAGCTCCGCCAGCGCGGCCGGCCGGTCGCCCGCGGCACCGATGGCGCTGCCGTACGACGGCGTCAGGGAATCGAACGGATAGCCCAGCCGCTGCCAGCGCCGCGCAATCCGCGTGAAGGCGTCTTGCTCCAGCAGCGTGCGGATGCGGTTGTCCTGGCCGGCCTTGCTGCGCGTGCGGAACAGCCATTTGTACACTTCCTGGCGCTCGGCGGTGCTGGCCTTCAGGATCTCTGCCAGCGTCGCGTCGGGGTGCTGGTCGAGGTACTCCACCATCCACAGTTCCAGCGGATGCACCCGTGACAGGTAGCCCCGGTCGTTCAGGTTGAACTTGTCCTTGCCGTACTTGCGGTACAGCGCGCTCAGGTCTTCGCCGGCCAGCTGCTTGTCGCCCAGGCGGGCGCGCATGATGCGGATGTAGCTGTCCTCGTCCAGGTGCGGCCGCGCGCTCAGCAGCGTCACCGACATGCGCACCGCATTCAGGTGCGGCGTAGTCATGCGCACGCGGCCCAGCAGCGTGGCCAGGCGCAGCTCAGAACTCTTGCCGCGGTAGCGCTGGTAGAAGTTCGTCATGTAGGCGCTGCCCTCCTGGTCGGCAAAGCGCTCCAGGTAGGCGCGCCGGCCGGGCGCGTCGCGGTCATCGAAGAGCTCGCCAATGTCCGGGCTGGCGTGGAAGGTCTCGTAGCGCACGATGTCGCGCATCATGCGGATGAAGACCA harbors:
- a CDS encoding GlsB/YeaQ/YmgE family stress response membrane protein, with protein sequence MMAFIGTVFVGLIVGLIARAVKPGDDKMGWIMTIVLGVLGSLAAGYVGRAMGWYLPGQPAGWIASVIGAIVLLVIYGMVRRKG